AGGAGCGACTAGTCTCTGTGGATGAATTGCTAGATGCTGATAAGGTCTTCTGCACAGGGACAGCTGTGGTTGTGTCACCTGTAGGCAGTGTTACTTATCTTGGCAACAGGTATCTCTTGTGATTTACATCAAACAACTTTTATGCCGtgcattaattaataaattaagttAGGATGGAAAAGCAAAACAAAATATTTTGGTAATAAGGAAGCAATTTGCCATCATTCACACCCTCATCCTCCATTCATCTTTAACAAAATATTGCACCACAAACTTTGTTAAAACATTCTAGTGATTGGCTATGCAATTTAGCTAGCTAAATGCTTATTAGGTAGGTATCTAGGAAAATAAATTGGAACCGATGATTGACATTATTAAACTACTGTAGGGTATCCTATGGAGAAGGTATTGGAGCAGTGTCCCAGCAACTCTATAGTGTCCTTACAAGACTACAGATGGGTATTACAGAGGATGTGATGAATTGGACTGTTGAGCTGAGATAGGCACATAAAGAAATAGCTGGCACTGCATCTTCGCTGAAATCCCGTGCAAATCTCCAATCACTAGAACTAGttcttttaaaattttgcttTTGGATATGATTAGTTCTTGTGGATAGTCACTGGGGTGTGTgtattacttttaaaaaaaatatttttagtgattatataatagaatagctaGCAATGCTTTCAGCCTTTTTTTGGTATTGAACACACCACATTCTTAAGAATTATTTTTTAAGCATGGTCTGAGCACTGATCTTGTTATAAGGCATTGCATCAAACATGTTCTGTTTGTATTGACTGTTAACAGTTGGACATTGCTTCATGACAATAATGAATAGAACACCTTAGTTTAGTTGAAGAAGTTGTACTGCTTTCAGCAGTAGGGCTTCTATTACAATCATTGCCTACATTGTTGTATCTTGGCCACCATCTTTTATTATTCTTTGCACATTCAATATGGTTTCCAGCTTTCCATTATTGATCTCTAAtgaattctttattttatttttatttttttcttttttctatttcagTTTCCAGACTATATTGATGCGTATCTGAGGTTAGCTGCAATCGCAAAGGCTCGAAACAACATCCTGTTAAGCATTGAGCTAGTACTAATATCCCTGATCTTACTTTTGTTGCTTCTATAATAATTGCATAGCTTCACAATTTCAGTTCTACTCTCTGTAGGTTCATGATGCGCTAAAGGTGAATGAAAAGTGTCCAAATCTTGATCCACTTGTTCAGATTTTGCCTAATTTTATGTCTTGAATACACTAGAATGTAATTAGCTTGTACATAATATTTTTAGATATGGTGTCAACATGCTCTAAAATGAAATTATTATGTTAAAAATGTAACATGAACATTCTAGGCTGGTTATGTAATGCCTGCATAAAAAATTAATCTTTGGCCAGTTTATTCCAATGGAAATACTAGTATTCATTTATCTGAGGTCTAGTACTCTAATTACTATGAACCCGACCTGATTAATTGTTTATAAAAAATTGTTGAGTGAACAAGTGTTTTTATATTCAAGTTTTTAGAAGACTTTTATGTATTGTTTTTAGTGTTGATGTgcctatatatatttttatttttatatttaaaagtttatttgtcttgttatctaatattctgtataaattttatttatatatttaaaagtttatttgtattaacggtttactatttttcaaatagaaaaagaaaaattaaaacatataactattaaaatcgacggtaAAGTTGTCacttttaaaagttaaaatagaCAAATCTAAACAATTAAATTGACGGTAACTGTGTCGATTTTATTCAATCAAATATCGACGGCGTTGTCATCGATTTTATTAAACATATTATAGACAAAAGTGTTGTTGATTTTATTGAGTTAAATATCGACACAAAGgctgtcgattttattgaatcaattatCGACAAAGAAGACGtcgattttaaataataatatcgacagcaatgttgtcgattttattaGGAATGTAAAATTCTCACACCCATATTACAGACGGAACAAacgtcgattttattaaattattatcaacGGCCATgaaagccgtcgattttattagcattttgaaaaatcgacaagCTTTATAGCGACCAACTGCGCCGTCTATTTTGCCGTCGAATTTCAATATTATCAACGGCTAAGCCGTCGATTTGGCCGTCGATTTTAACGACGTTTCTTGTAGTGTTTGACAGATTAAGAAGTGGGCATTGATGCTTTGTGACTTCATTCAGAGGATATTTTATCAATTGACACTTTTCTTCACTTAtcattatattttgttatttttttcttgTGTTATTTTGATTAATATTTATTATGATAGATGTTGTCCGTAGATTTGATTTGCACGTTTGTTAAagtctaataaaaaattttgaaccTTTGTTCTTAGTCTCCAGAGATATTGTACTATAGGAAAATTATCACGTGTTCTCCTGACAAAACGGTGAACACGATGTTCATGGTACGATCAGGTAGCCAATAGTACTTTTGTCTTGTAGTTAGTGTTAAATGTCGAGAATGTCCACCCTTGTAGTAGTTGTCTGAAGGGATCAACTGAGGTAAAGAATGTTATTGGCTGATGACTTAAAagcatggttctgaaaatcggaccagACTGGCCGGTCGAATCGGTTCAACCGAAAACCGACACTAAAAGCAGTCTGGTCCGCTACCAATAATTACTGGAAAAAAAACCGTTTGAAAACTGTCGAATCGGCCGAGAACCGATCGATTGGACCGGACCGGTAACTGGCCGGTTCGAATAAAACGACACCGTTttgttatttgaaaaaaaaactgAAGCAGGCCCAAGTCTTCGTGAGCCATCCCCTTCTTCCCCAATCATTCGTGAATCGTCATAATCCTAGAGAACTCTCAAGCCAAGGAAAATCCTAGCCTTTCACCGTCGCCGTTCCCAGGTCCACAACGCTGCCGCTATCCCCAGGTCATCAGCGCCGTCGTCTTCATCTTCGCATGCTTCTCAGCACGGAACCCAGGTTAATGGCTTCTCGTCTTTATCTTCACTGATTGTTCGATCTTCTTCttggtttgaactttgaagttctGAAATTGTTGTTCTTTGGTCTTCTTCTTcggtcttcttcttcaatttttgttccatttttAGTGTGACTGTTTTCTAATTGCTCAATGGCTCGATTGCTCTGTTAGTTTACTGATGGCTCTGTTAGTTTGTTACTCTGTTTTACTAGTTGCCGATGGctcctaatttttttgttcaaatttgctAATGTTTTTCACAGGTAACTGCAAGATCACTATTGAGGCCAAAAACTTCACATGCAAATTCGAATCAAACAGCACCGTAATCTCTCTCTCGAGAAACGGGAAGATAATAGTATCAGgtgtttattcatttatttttcggTTTGATGCGATTTTGCtatttattcattatttatttaattttgccaTTTTTCTGCCCCTATAAACAGTGGCACAAGAAGAGTATGCGAACAATGGAAATGCTACTTGGGATTTAAATTCCGATGATAGAGGTAAGTGGTTTATATTTCCATGTGACTGTGATGTTAATTTTTTGCATGTGGATACCATACGAATTTGTGGAAATGATTATGGGAAAATGCATATATAACTTGAATTACTGTAATAGCATGACGCGAATTTAAGTCATTTGAgcattcttttttgtttttgtccTGACGGAAAAGAGAAGAGCTTGTTAGTGTGTCTTATTTGGTTTTTTACTGTATAGAACATTTGTGTTTTGAAATGTTTCATAATGTGCTAAATGCTTAATGCTGTAGGTAGATTTTAGTGTTTTGTAGTTGCTGGTTTTGCTGGTTTTGGAATGCTGAATGCTGGTTTTGTTGAAATATTTTGGGTGAAGCTTTTTTTGTTACTCTGTTTTGgacttttggtttgtttgttgctgaatgctgTAGGCAGATTTTAGATATGGTCTTATTGATGAAGAAATTGATTTTTCATTGTGCTGCTATTTTTAATTTCGTATCTGTTTATTAATTTTAGTTATGGATAATAATATTAATCAAGAAGCAATTGCTGATAACAATGCATCTGTGCATTTGTGAATAATAACTTGCCCGTCAATTCTCCTATTTCGAATGAGGCTGCTAACGATAGTCAGTCACAAGGTTCTTCTAACAAATACCTGTCATGGAAGGTGTAATTTTTGGTCTGCTTATGCATACTAAAGGCTTCATTGAAATTATAGTACTCAACATTGGCTGGGAACAAAAGGTATATTTATATGATGCATGTTTTAACTTTTTATAAATTAATTCACGTATACCCATCATGCATATTATTGATTCAATTCATTATGTATGTATGTAGGTATTGGGCGATGAAGTATTTTCAATCATGGTTCCTGTAACAATTCTGATGACAACATCATCTCACACACAGTGGCATTGATCCACAAGCCAAGAAAAAGGCACATATCATACAAGAACAGAACAATGCAAAGTATAGGAACAGATATTTTATGTAttgtttataatttatttattattttattttaaaacgatTTTTTCGGTTGAATCATCGGTTAGACCGGTTGGACCAATAAACCAGTAAACCAGTCACTAGAatggtttgatgaccggtctAGTTTTTAgaaccttgcttaaaagaaattAAGTGAACGGAATTGTGTAGTAAATGGACCTCCCACATTTTATTCAAATCCAGTGAAGGAGAAGCTATTCATAAAACCTGTACCattccgaaaaaaaaaaaaaaaacatgaacaattattatcatattgttaataataaaataaatgttcacctaaaaaaataataaaataaatcaataataatttttcttCTTGGCTCACATTCTCCATCAGCAGCAGTTAGTTGTTATAATcaaagtaattaaaaaataaatcaaaacacaaaaagaaaattaggcaaataatgcatgcatacatactAATCTATGCTTATATGATTTTATCAACTTCATATTCTTAAAATTATgtatgtatattttatttatctttgctgGCTTTATCATGCCTTTAATCCATTCATTaacattttaaaatcaaatcaagtGCAAAAAATGGGTTTATTTTATTTCATCAAGAATACGAAGTTTTAAGACATTCTCATCTGTCTATTTGCTTTGAAGTGAAAGGTAATAAGGTTAAAAGTTTTTGCAACCAAAGTTAAATATTTGAAGCATAAACagtcaaataataataattaacttaaaaaaataacaattaaaacaTAGCACACACTAAATAAAGTGTCGAAAACACTGTCAGTGCCTCCAGAAAAGGCACAACCCCATGTTTAAttgtttaataataataataatgattattGGATGTTTGTATTACAAAAATTTGTGGTGGAGATAAAAAATATTGTTTTAATTTATGATATTTCTATTTATTAACGTTTTTGAATGTCAATTTTTTGACCATACATGTTTTCAAAGTATCAAAAATGTCatgtattttttactttttattcttagtattttttttaatcagaattttattgtgatttgtattttttttttcagaaatgtgatttatattttaaaagttGAAGCACTCCagccaaaatttataaaataaagcctaataaacaaagaaaattcaATCTAGCTTTGCGAAAGACGAGACACTGTTTCTATAAGGCCTCCATCCATGAATCCAACTCTCAACAACGAGCCAGCTTTAAGTAACAGTAGCTCAAAACCTCAAACCTAACCTCCTTCCAAGCGGCTTTGGCAAACAAGGAACTTTAAACTCCTATACACTGCACAATGGCTGAACCAGTTGCACGCTCAACGTGAGCCTATTTACCTTCTTATCTAGCGCAACAGACATCCCTTAACTGCAACcgttcaaattttttaaattatatctctACGCCTataatttttggaacaaaatgtTCCGTGTCCATACAACAGAACACGTGAACATCTTTCCTATACTATATTAGCCAaacttcttcttctgcttctttttTTAATCATAgtgtataataatataaattaaattatcaactaatttatttttatttatgtttttataaaATAGTATAGTTTAGCCGGACAAAATACAGTATTCACAGTTCTCATCATGCTTCCAAGCATTGTTGTCATctccttttatcatgcttttaGGTAGAGATGTTGTCTTCATCACTGTTgctatttgttttcaattttttttttattttcataattttaaaaaaaatttaaaaatgtttttcagaattgataataaaaataatcaagCAAACCAGTTTACaacactattttttattttattttttatgaaaataacaacagaaaataataaattaaaccaAATTTTTGTTCGGTTAAGCAAATCAATCCAACCCAAATTCTTCTGCTCGAAGTAAATACGTTTAGTTAAacggattttcatgattatttaaaaaatctataaaaatccataatttaaaaaaaaaatctgtaaCTAGCCACTTTTAGTTAAAATGTTAGTATCTTGTTGGGAAAGAATGTCTGacgaaaaatttttttatatgttgaatcgatttttttattaatattgatttattatcaaaattatttaaaagaaCGAACGAGAGAAGTAACATACTAAAAaagatatatattaaaatattattagaatCGTTAATAGTTGGGAGTTAAGTTAGTAATGACTAATAATTAATAGATGGATATTTATGAAGTTAGTTGGTAATATCTCTATCAATAGGATAACTTTTGTATCATGTAACAACAACTTTAATACAACAACTTTACATCTAATATtatcttcttatttctcttctccTAGAAATTTAACATACTCTCAAAATTATAGTATCTTTCTTGAAGAGAATAAgacattaatttttttgtaaaaaatcaCCATACTTTTTTTTTACTCAAATATTTTTTAtccataatttttctttgtttttgttactGATTTGATACTTTCTCTCCTCACAAAATAATTCATCTTTTTTGTCTTGTTCTTTCGAGTGCAACGGACGTCGTTGAGAGCTGAAACGCACCTTCACGCGCCTCTCAAAGTTTGTTGTCATCGacacttcttttttttctcttttttttttctcttctcttcttctttgtcccttttctccttcttcttccgtCAAGAACCACCCCCTACctgtatatttttttctctttttatctaTCTATCCGTTCACCCTACTGTCAGGCACCCTGTGTCATTGCGGCGTCGTTGACGTCCCCTggcctttcttcttctcttctttttctttctactcCTCTCTGGTTATCTCACTCCTATCTCACTCTCAAATACAGAACCAGAGTAGTAGTCTTGTTCCTCCTTTCCATCATGACCAGAATTGTCAACCCGCAACACACgtgtcttctttcttcttctgcgTCACCGCGCTGCACACATCGTCTCCTCTGCATTACCGCATGCCTTTCACATCTTCCCCTAACTAGAGCAGAGCCCTGTTCCTCCTTCTCGTCATGACCAGAATCGCGGCCCACGCCACACTTCTCTCTTCATTTGTCTTCCTCTGCGTTCTCGGGCCATAGGCTTCTTCCTCTGCGTTATCACGCTGCACACCTCTTCTTCAACCATCTCATCGAAATTTATCTAAATTGGAgattattgacatcttccatcTACCAGTTTGCGggcatattaaaatattattagaatTGTTAGTAGTTGGGAGTTAAGTTAATAATAGCTAATAATTAATAGATGGATATTTATGTGATTAGTGAGTAATATCCCTATAAATAAAGTGACTCTTATATCATGTAACAACAACTTCACATATAATATTATCTTTTTA
The DNA window shown above is from Arachis ipaensis cultivar K30076 chromosome B08, Araip1.1, whole genome shotgun sequence and carries:
- the LOC107612633 gene encoding cation/H(+) antiporter 15-like, yielding MFFTVAQEEYANNGNATWDLNSDDRGVIFGLLMHTKGFIEIIVLNIGWEQKVLGDEVFSIMVPVTILMTTSSHTQWH